From a region of the Nitrospirota bacterium genome:
- a CDS encoding type I secretion system permease/ATPase, producing the protein MGATAVHLAAGAPAGSSVPPVNSKPQFLDTGLLSLLIVARFHGLPADPEQVRHQFGTAGQPLGEVNLLLAARSLGLKASARPSQWARLAVMPLPALAPLRDGRYVVLAKAQADAVLIQDPSQAKPIVLSRDAFAHLWTGRLILLATRGWLGQDARSFDFTWFIPALVKYRVLLGEVLLASFFLQLFALVAPLFSQVIIDKVLVHNGMTTLYVMAVGMVALAIFDAVLGGLRTYLFSHTTNRIDVGLGAKLFGHIMALPLAYFETRRVGDTVARVRELETVRQFLTSNAVTVVLDLFFGIVFVVVMLFYSPTLTAIALAALPLYAVISLAVTPIIRRRLNEKFNRGAENQAFLVEAVTGIQTVKALAIEPTMRRAWEEQLAAYVQASFRATNLINTAGQAAKCIQKLTTIAVLWMGAQLVIKGELSIGQLVAFNMLSGQVSAPLLRILNLWQEFQQVGISIQRLGDLLNAPAEPSYGQSRTTLTQVKGLVVFDAVHFRYRPDGRDILKNISFYVKPGSVIGIVGRSGSGKSTVTKLIQRLYVPASGRVLIDGLDLAQVDPTWLRRQVGVVLQENFLFNKTARDNIAMARPGASMDEVVEAAKLAGAHEFILELPEGYDTMVGERGCSLSGGQRQRIAIARALVPNPRILILDEATSALDYESESIIQQNLAKICKGRTVFIIAHRLSTVRPAHVIFVIEKGEIVEQGVHDELLKRNGYYARLHRHQQSGVVVA; encoded by the coding sequence ATGGGTGCGACTGCGGTTCATCTGGCGGCCGGCGCGCCTGCCGGCTCGTCCGTCCCGCCTGTCAATAGCAAGCCTCAATTTCTTGATACGGGACTGCTATCCCTTCTGATCGTTGCCCGGTTTCATGGGCTCCCGGCCGATCCCGAGCAGGTGCGACACCAGTTTGGGACAGCCGGACAGCCCTTAGGCGAAGTCAATCTACTGCTCGCCGCCAGGAGTCTTGGCTTGAAGGCCAGCGCAAGGCCAAGCCAGTGGGCGCGCTTGGCCGTCATGCCGCTCCCGGCGCTGGCGCCACTGCGTGACGGTCGCTACGTCGTACTCGCCAAGGCCCAGGCCGATGCCGTTCTGATTCAAGACCCATCTCAGGCCAAGCCAATCGTCCTGTCTCGCGATGCCTTTGCACATTTGTGGACCGGCCGGTTGATCTTGCTCGCCACGCGAGGTTGGCTCGGACAGGATGCTCGGTCCTTCGACTTTACTTGGTTTATCCCTGCCCTCGTGAAGTACCGGGTGCTTCTGGGCGAGGTCTTGTTGGCCTCATTCTTTCTCCAGCTGTTTGCCCTGGTAGCTCCGCTCTTCTCGCAGGTCATCATCGACAAGGTCCTGGTTCACAATGGGATGACGACGCTCTACGTGATGGCCGTCGGCATGGTTGCGTTGGCGATCTTCGACGCGGTCTTGGGCGGGCTCCGGACCTACCTGTTTTCCCACACCACGAACCGCATCGACGTCGGCCTCGGCGCCAAACTGTTCGGGCATATCATGGCGCTTCCCCTGGCCTACTTCGAAACCCGCCGAGTCGGGGATACGGTGGCGCGGGTACGCGAGTTGGAGACGGTCCGGCAATTTCTCACGAGCAATGCCGTGACGGTGGTGCTCGATCTCTTCTTCGGGATCGTCTTCGTGGTCGTGATGCTGTTCTACAGCCCCACGCTCACGGCGATCGCGCTCGCCGCTCTTCCGCTTTACGCGGTTATTTCGCTCGCCGTGACGCCGATCATCCGCCGCCGACTGAACGAGAAATTCAATCGCGGGGCTGAAAACCAGGCCTTTCTGGTGGAGGCGGTGACCGGCATCCAGACGGTCAAGGCCCTTGCCATCGAGCCGACGATGCGACGCGCCTGGGAGGAGCAGTTGGCAGCCTATGTGCAGGCAAGCTTCCGGGCGACCAACTTAATCAACACCGCCGGTCAAGCCGCGAAGTGCATTCAGAAGCTGACGACGATCGCTGTGCTGTGGATGGGGGCACAGTTGGTCATCAAAGGAGAGCTGAGCATCGGGCAGTTGGTGGCGTTCAACATGTTGTCGGGCCAGGTGAGCGCGCCGTTGTTGCGCATCCTTAACCTCTGGCAGGAGTTCCAGCAAGTGGGGATTTCGATCCAGCGTCTCGGCGATCTCTTGAACGCCCCGGCGGAGCCCAGCTACGGTCAGTCCCGGACGACCTTGACACAGGTCAAAGGCTTGGTCGTCTTTGATGCAGTTCATTTTCGGTATCGGCCGGACGGGAGAGACATCCTCAAGAATATCTCGTTCTACGTGAAGCCTGGCAGCGTGATCGGGATCGTGGGGCGGTCCGGGTCGGGCAAGAGTACGGTGACCAAGCTGATCCAGCGCCTGTATGTTCCTGCGTCGGGCCGGGTCCTCATCGACGGCCTGGACTTGGCCCAAGTGGACCCGACGTGGCTTCGTCGCCAGGTCGGGGTCGTGCTGCAGGAGAACTTCCTGTTTAATAAGACTGCGCGGGACAACATCGCCATGGCCCGGCCAGGCGCGAGTATGGACGAGGTCGTCGAAGCAGCCAAGTTAGCCGGGGCGCATGAATTCATTCTGGAATTGCCGGAGGGATACGACACGATGGTGGGGGAGCGGGGCTGTTCCCTGTCCGGCGGCCAGCGCCAGCGAATTGCTATCGCCAGGGCTTTGGTGCCCAACCCGCGCATTTTGATTTTAGACGAAGCGACCAGCGCCCTCGATTATGAGTCCGAGTCCATCATTCAGCAGAACCTCGCCAAGATCTGCAAGGGCCGTACGGTCTTTATCATTGCTCACCGTTTGAGCACGGTTCGGCCGGCCCACGTCATTTTCGTCATTGAGAAGGGTGAGATTGTCGAACAGGGGGTGCACGACGAGTTGCTGAAACGGAACGGCTACTACGCGCGCCTTCACCGGCATCAGCAGAGTGGCGTGGTGGTGGCCTAA
- a CDS encoding type II toxin-antitoxin system PemK/MazF family toxin, with the protein MPNRGEVWLANLDPRHGTEPGKMRPVLIVQAQALIDAEHPSTLIVPLTTNLVDDAEPLRIRLAPSGRLRRSSDLLIDQLRAIDNRRLSNGPLVRLSPQIMTRINNAIRDILDLDEVL; encoded by the coding sequence ATGCCTAATCGGGGCGAGGTATGGCTGGCCAATCTCGACCCACGGCACGGCACCGAGCCGGGCAAAATGCGCCCCGTGCTGATTGTCCAAGCCCAAGCACTCATTGACGCGGAACACCCTTCAACGCTCATCGTCCCTTTGACCACCAATCTCGTTGACGATGCCGAGCCATTGCGCATTCGCCTCGCTCCGTCCGGCCGCTTGCGCCGCTCTTCCGACCTCCTGATCGATCAACTCCGGGCTATCGACAACCGCCGCCTGTCCAATGGACCGCTGGTTCGGCTGTCCCCCCAGATAATGACCCGCATCAACAATGCCATCCGAGACATTCTGGATCTCGATGAAGTGCTTTAA
- a CDS encoding CopG family transcriptional regulator: MGAISLKLPDKLLATSRHCADSLHLSRAAYIRRAIERMNQATRARLRAERLAEASQKVRKESLRVNADFAAIEHAPDA, encoded by the coding sequence ATGGGTGCTATCTCGCTAAAATTGCCGGACAAACTGCTGGCAACAAGCCGACATTGTGCCGACAGCCTCCACCTGTCGCGGGCGGCTTACATCCGTCGCGCCATCGAGCGCATGAATCAGGCCACGCGCGCGCGACTGAGGGCGGAACGACTGGCCGAAGCTTCCCAAAAAGTTCGCAAAGAAAGCTTACGCGTGAACGCCGACTTCGCCGCGATCGAACATGCCCCCGATGCCTAA
- the hpnD gene encoding squalene synthase HpnD, which produces MTPVEAQAYCTALTKQSGSNFYYSFFFLPQARREAMYTVYAFCREVDNAVDEAPAGTDPQQAIARWREELAAAYRGTPTHPVTISLAQQAKTLAIPKEYFDELIAGMEMDLTTLRYKTFDDLSRYCYRAASVVGLICLHVFGTRSPLARDYAIDLGMAFQLTNILRDLGTDADRGRIYLPQDELARFGYREEEMLGKSYSPAFRELMRFQTERAQSYYDKASQAIRQMPADDRRALTPAEIMRGVYSRILDRIIAGDYQVFGPRITVAPAHRLALAAGIWLRSKLQTA; this is translated from the coding sequence ATGACGCCCGTCGAAGCCCAAGCCTATTGCACGGCCCTCACGAAACAGAGCGGGAGCAATTTCTATTACTCGTTCTTCTTCCTCCCCCAGGCGCGGCGCGAGGCCATGTACACGGTCTATGCCTTCTGCCGGGAAGTGGACAATGCGGTGGACGAGGCGCCGGCCGGGACCGACCCGCAGCAAGCCATCGCCCGGTGGCGGGAAGAACTGGCCGCCGCCTATCGGGGCACCCCCACCCATCCGGTGACGATCAGCCTGGCCCAACAGGCCAAGACCCTGGCGATTCCGAAAGAATACTTCGACGAACTCATCGCCGGCATGGAGATGGACCTGACCACTCTGCGGTACAAGACCTTCGACGACCTCTCGCGCTACTGCTACCGGGCGGCTTCCGTGGTGGGACTCATCTGCCTGCACGTCTTCGGCACGCGCTCGCCGCTCGCGCGCGACTATGCGATCGACCTCGGCATGGCCTTTCAGCTCACCAACATCCTCCGCGACCTGGGCACAGACGCGGACCGGGGCCGCATCTACCTGCCGCAGGACGAGCTGGCCCGCTTCGGCTATCGGGAGGAGGAGATGCTGGGGAAGAGCTATTCGCCGGCGTTCCGGGAGCTGATGCGGTTTCAAACCGAACGAGCCCAAAGCTATTACGACAAGGCCAGCCAGGCGATCCGGCAGATGCCGGCCGACGACCGGCGGGCACTCACGCCGGCGGAAATCATGCGCGGCGTCTACAGCCGCATCCTGGACCGGATCATCGCCGGCGACTACCAGGTCTTCGGCCCCCGCATCACCGTCGCCCCGGCCCACCGCCTCGCCCTCGCCGCTGGCATCTGGCTGCGGAGCAAACTACAAACAGCCTAA